A portion of the Echeneis naucrates chromosome 5, fEcheNa1.1, whole genome shotgun sequence genome contains these proteins:
- the manbal gene encoding protein MANBAL isoform X1, with translation MMSTDPDLSPPEVPEPTFLESLLRYGLFLGAIFQLICILAVIFPTSKVHEQEETESTDGKAAEQMKKPKGAAPQIRQKPKKESKKKR, from the exons ATGATGTCTACAGACCCAGATCTGTCCCCTCCAGAGGTGCCTGAACCTACTTTTCTAGAGAGTTTACTGCGCTATGGTCTGTTTCTGGGTGCCATCTTCCAGCTCATCTGCATCCTGGCTGTCATCTTCCCAACATCCAAGGTGCATGAACAG GAGGAGACTGAATCTACTGATGGCAAAGCTGCTGAACAGATGAAGAAACCTAAAGGGGCAGCACCTCAAATTCgacaaaaaccaaagaaagagagcaagaagaAGCGATag
- the manbal gene encoding protein MANBAL isoform X2 yields the protein MMSTDPDLSPPEVPEPTFLESLLRYGLFLGAIFQLICILAVIFPTSKVHEQETESTDGKAAEQMKKPKGAAPQIRQKPKKESKKKR from the exons ATGATGTCTACAGACCCAGATCTGTCCCCTCCAGAGGTGCCTGAACCTACTTTTCTAGAGAGTTTACTGCGCTATGGTCTGTTTCTGGGTGCCATCTTCCAGCTCATCTGCATCCTGGCTGTCATCTTCCCAACATCCAAGGTGCATGAACAG GAGACTGAATCTACTGATGGCAAAGCTGCTGAACAGATGAAGAAACCTAAAGGGGCAGCACCTCAAATTCgacaaaaaccaaagaaagagagcaagaagaAGCGATag